A genome region from Bradyrhizobium commune includes the following:
- a CDS encoding HlyD family type I secretion periplasmic adaptor subunit — translation MSTMTIGGGAKKTVRQSIRFHLILGLSIVLFLAVGLGGWASTVLISGALIAPGQIVVESNVKKVQHPTGGVVGEVRAHDGDLVKAGDIVVRLDDTVTKANLAIVTKNLDAAQARAARLQAEQRGLDKIEFPQSLRDRGDDPDVKALLSAETKLFDVRVNGRAGQKAQLRERIQQLNEEIEGLVAQEKAKDKEISLVQQELTGVRDLYDKHLVQISRLTTLERDSARLNGERAQYIAQRAQGKGKITETELQIIQVDKDMVSEVSKDLRETNDKIGEMIERKVAAEDQLRRVDIRAPQDGMVLQSTVHTVGGVVTAGDALMLIVPQADDLQVEAKVNPVDIDKLQIGQKTLLRLSAFNQRTTPELNGVVTRVSPDVTTDQRTGQSYYTIRVSMPAEEVARLGDSKLIPGMPAEAFVQTGDRTMLSYLMKPLHDQFMRAFREK, via the coding sequence ATGAGCACGATGACGATCGGCGGAGGGGCGAAGAAGACCGTGCGGCAGTCGATCCGGTTTCACCTGATCCTCGGGCTCTCGATCGTGCTGTTCCTCGCCGTCGGCCTCGGCGGCTGGGCCTCGACGGTGCTGATCTCCGGCGCGCTGATCGCGCCGGGTCAGATCGTGGTCGAGTCCAACGTCAAGAAGGTGCAGCACCCGACCGGCGGCGTGGTCGGCGAGGTGCGCGCTCACGACGGCGATTTGGTCAAGGCCGGCGATATCGTGGTCCGGCTCGACGACACCGTCACCAAGGCCAACCTCGCCATCGTCACCAAGAATCTCGACGCGGCGCAGGCGCGCGCGGCGCGGCTCCAGGCCGAGCAGCGTGGTCTCGACAAGATCGAATTCCCGCAATCGCTGCGCGATCGCGGCGACGATCCCGACGTCAAGGCGCTGCTCTCCGCCGAAACCAAGCTGTTCGACGTCCGCGTCAACGGCCGTGCCGGTCAGAAGGCGCAGCTCCGCGAGCGTATCCAGCAGCTCAATGAGGAGATCGAGGGGCTCGTCGCGCAGGAGAAGGCCAAGGACAAGGAGATTTCGCTGGTGCAGCAGGAGCTCACCGGTGTGCGCGATCTCTACGACAAGCACCTGGTGCAGATCTCGCGCCTGACCACGCTCGAGCGCGACTCGGCCCGCCTCAACGGCGAGCGCGCGCAGTACATCGCCCAGCGCGCGCAGGGCAAGGGCAAGATCACCGAGACCGAGCTCCAGATCATCCAGGTCGACAAGGACATGGTCAGCGAGGTCTCCAAGGATCTGCGCGAGACCAACGACAAGATCGGCGAGATGATCGAGCGCAAGGTCGCGGCCGAAGACCAGCTCCGCCGCGTCGACATCCGTGCGCCGCAGGACGGCATGGTGCTGCAATCGACCGTGCACACGGTCGGCGGCGTCGTCACCGCCGGCGACGCGCTGATGCTGATCGTCCCGCAGGCCGACGATCTCCAGGTCGAGGCCAAGGTCAACCCGGTCGATATCGACAAGCTCCAGATCGGCCAGAAGACGCTGCTGCGTCTCTCCGCCTTCAATCAGCGCACCACGCCCGAGCTCAACGGTGTCGTCACCCGCGTCTCGCCCGACGTCACCACCGACCAGCGCACCGGCCAGAGCTATTACACCATCCGCGTCTCGATGCCGGCGGAAGAGGTCGCCCGGCTCGGCGATTCCAAGCTGATCCCCGGCATGCCTGCGGAAGCCTTCGTCCAGACCGGCGACCGCACCATGCTGTCCTACCTGATGAAGCCGTTGCACGACCAGTTCATGCGCGCTTTCCGGGAGAAGTGA
- a CDS encoding type I secretion system permease/ATPase encodes MAAVPGLRRSELGDALRACRTAFVGLAFMSCMINLLYLTGSIFMLEVYDRVLPSRSIPTLVGLIVLASGLYMAQGVLDMIRSRILGRIGTALDEALNKRVFDTIVRLPLMVGNRNEGLQPLRDLDNVRSFLGSMGPSAFFDLPWLPLYLAICFAFHVMIGVTALVGAVILVGLTLVTEFLSRQPAKDAMGLAAQRNDLAQSSRRNAEVLVSMGMAGRLNQRWSEANEKYLAGNQHASDVAGGLGAVAKVLRMMLQSAVLAVGAYLVIHQEATAGIIIAGSILSARALAPVDLAIAHWKSFVAARQSWHRLSKLLEQMPAQTMPTQLQAPTSKLSVEGVAMVPPGDQRLIVQDITFVLEAGNGLGVIGPSGSGKSSLIRALVGVWQPVRGKVRLDGAALDQWSSDVLGRYIGYLPQDVELFGGTIAQNISRFDPEATSDGIISAAKEAGVHEMIIKMREGYNTQVGEQGTSLSAGQAQRVALARALYGNPFLIVLDEPNSNLDTEGDEALTRAIRAARERGAIVIVVAHRPIGVEAVDQILVLRDGRMQAFGPKEQVLAQVLQPRVAPPAPIKVVSEGGVAKA; translated from the coding sequence ATGGCAGCCGTTCCCGGCCTTCGCCGTTCAGAGCTCGGTGACGCGCTGCGGGCCTGCCGCACGGCATTCGTCGGCCTGGCCTTCATGAGCTGCATGATCAACCTGCTCTATCTGACCGGGTCGATCTTCATGCTGGAGGTCTACGACCGGGTGCTGCCGAGCCGCAGCATCCCGACACTGGTCGGCCTGATCGTCCTCGCCAGCGGCCTCTATATGGCGCAGGGCGTGCTCGATATGATCCGCAGCCGCATCCTGGGACGGATCGGCACCGCGCTCGACGAAGCCCTCAACAAGCGCGTGTTCGACACCATCGTGCGTCTGCCGCTCATGGTCGGCAACCGCAACGAGGGGCTCCAGCCGCTGCGCGACCTCGACAATGTCCGTTCCTTCCTCGGCAGCATGGGCCCGAGCGCGTTCTTCGACCTGCCCTGGCTGCCGCTCTATCTCGCCATCTGCTTCGCCTTCCACGTCATGATCGGCGTGACCGCGCTGGTCGGCGCCGTCATCCTGGTCGGGCTGACGCTGGTCACCGAATTCCTGTCCCGCCAGCCAGCGAAGGATGCGATGGGCCTTGCCGCCCAGCGCAACGATCTCGCCCAGTCCAGCCGCCGCAATGCGGAGGTGCTGGTTTCGATGGGCATGGCCGGCCGGCTGAACCAGCGCTGGAGCGAGGCCAACGAAAAATACCTTGCCGGCAATCAGCACGCGAGCGACGTCGCCGGCGGCCTCGGCGCGGTCGCGAAGGTGCTGCGCATGATGCTGCAATCGGCCGTGCTCGCGGTCGGCGCCTATCTCGTGATTCACCAGGAAGCCACCGCCGGCATCATCATCGCCGGCTCGATCCTGTCGGCGCGCGCGCTCGCGCCGGTCGATCTCGCGATCGCGCACTGGAAGTCCTTCGTTGCGGCCCGCCAGAGCTGGCATCGCCTCAGCAAGCTGCTGGAGCAGATGCCGGCGCAGACGATGCCGACCCAGTTGCAGGCGCCCACCAGCAAGCTCTCGGTCGAAGGCGTCGCCATGGTGCCGCCCGGCGACCAGCGCCTGATCGTGCAGGACATCACTTTTGTCCTCGAAGCCGGCAACGGCCTCGGCGTGATCGGCCCGAGCGGCTCCGGCAAATCGTCGCTCATTCGTGCGCTGGTCGGTGTGTGGCAGCCGGTCCGCGGCAAGGTGCGGCTCGACGGCGCGGCGCTCGACCAATGGTCGAGCGACGTGCTCGGCCGCTATATCGGCTATCTGCCGCAGGACGTCGAGCTGTTCGGCGGCACCATCGCGCAGAACATCAGCCGCTTCGATCCCGAGGCGACATCTGACGGCATCATCTCCGCGGCCAAGGAAGCCGGCGTGCATGAGATGATCATCAAGATGCGCGAGGGCTACAACACCCAGGTCGGTGAGCAGGGCACCTCGCTCTCCGCGGGTCAGGCGCAGCGCGTGGCGCTGGCGCGCGCACTCTACGGCAATCCATTCCTGATCGTGCTGGATGAGCCCAACTCTAATCTCGACACCGAGGGCGACGAGGCGCTGACCCGCGCCATCCGTGCCGCCCGCGAGCGCGGCGCCATCGTCATCGTGGTGGCGCACCGGCCGATCGGCGTCGAAGCGGTCGACCAGATCCTGGTGCTGCGCGACGGCCGCATGCAGGCCTTCGGGCCGAAGGAGCAGGTGCTCGCCCAGGTGCTCCAGCCTCGCGTGGCGCCGCCGGCGCCGATCAAGGTCGTCAGTGAAGGCGGAGTAGCCAAGGCATGA
- a CDS encoding GlsB/YeaQ/YmgE family stress response membrane protein — translation MYISGQSLIIILFVGLVAGWLAGKVVRGTGFGIIGDIVIGIAGAFVASFLFPKLGIHLGVGLVSEIIYSAIGAIILLLVVRLVRGGGRF, via the coding sequence ATGTATATTTCTGGCCAAAGCCTCATCATCATCCTGTTCGTCGGCCTGGTTGCCGGCTGGCTCGCCGGCAAGGTCGTGCGCGGAACCGGGTTCGGGATCATTGGCGACATCGTGATCGGCATCGCCGGCGCGTTTGTCGCGAGTTTCCTGTTCCCGAAGCTCGGCATCCATCTCGGCGTCGGGCTGGTCTCGGAGATCATCTATTCCGCCATCGGCGCCATCATCCTGCTCTTGGTGGTGCGGCTGGTGCGCGGCGGTGGCCGCTTCTAG
- a CDS encoding ABC transporter ATP-binding protein — MTNLVDISGLSIRFTGERTVYAVNDLNLSLGTSEVLGLLGESGSGKSVTLRALMRLLPKKRTQISGAVNVMGRDVLAMNDEALSSFRGQTVSMIFQEPALALDPVYTIGAQIAESVVRHEGKSFAEGRARALEMLEVVRIPSAKRRLDAYPHEMSGGMRQRAMIALALACRPKILLADEPTTALDATVQIQILLLLRELQREFGMSVIFVTHDIGVAIEICDRVAVMYAGQIVEQGTLRDIVRSPVHPYAKGLLASTIHGARRGQRLETIPGTPPSLSEKPRNCSFAPRCAVAQPACVAQLPPNVEVGPGRAARCVLAEAVAAS; from the coding sequence ATGACAAACCTCGTCGACATCTCAGGCCTCAGCATCCGCTTCACCGGCGAGCGCACGGTCTATGCCGTGAACGATCTCAATCTCTCGCTCGGCACGAGCGAGGTGCTGGGCCTGCTCGGCGAGTCCGGTTCGGGCAAGAGCGTGACCCTGCGCGCGCTGATGCGGCTGTTGCCGAAGAAGCGCACGCAGATTTCGGGCGCCGTCAACGTCATGGGCCGCGACGTGCTCGCGATGAACGACGAGGCGCTGTCGTCGTTCCGCGGCCAGACCGTGTCGATGATCTTTCAGGAGCCGGCGCTCGCGCTCGATCCGGTTTACACCATCGGCGCGCAGATCGCCGAAAGCGTGGTGCGCCACGAGGGCAAGAGCTTTGCGGAAGGGCGCGCACGCGCGCTTGAGATGCTCGAGGTCGTGCGCATCCCGTCTGCAAAACGGCGGCTGGATGCCTATCCGCACGAAATGTCCGGCGGCATGCGCCAGCGCGCGATGATTGCGCTGGCGCTCGCGTGCCGGCCGAAAATCCTGCTCGCGGACGAGCCGACCACCGCGCTCGATGCCACGGTGCAGATCCAGATTCTGTTGCTGCTGCGTGAGTTGCAGCGCGAGTTCGGCATGTCCGTCATCTTCGTCACCCACGACATCGGCGTCGCCATCGAAATCTGCGACCGCGTCGCGGTGATGTATGCCGGCCAGATCGTGGAGCAGGGGACTCTTCGCGACATCGTCCGCTCGCCCGTGCACCCCTATGCCAAGGGCCTGCTGGCCTCGACCATCCATGGCGCCAGGCGGGGCCAGCGGTTGGAAACCATCCCCGGCACCCCGCCGTCGCTGTCCGAAAAGCCCCGCAACTGCTCCTTTGCTCCCCGCTGCGCCGTGGCTCAGCCGGCTTGCGTCGCGCAACTGCCGCCAAATGTGGAGGTCGGCCCGGGTCGGGCAGCAAGGTGCGTGCTGGCGGAGGCGGTGGCCGCGTCGTAG
- a CDS encoding amidase, which yields MSTEPALMTLTEVARAIAMKQVSSHEVTRALLHRIAQWQPHLNAFMSIESEAALKAADAADAELAKGKVRGPLHGVPLAHKDMYYDAGHVATCGSVIRRDFVPTTTSTALQRLKDAGQIRLGTLHLAEFAYGPTGHNAHYGPVRNPWNVAHITGGSSSGSGSSVAARLTYAALGSDTGGSIRMPAHFCGVTGLKTTWSRVSRAGAMPLSQSLDTVGPLARTAEDCALLLALMAGPDPEDSTASHEPLSDYVGATKGSLKGLKIGVPASFYVDDLDSEVARVLDETIAVLKREGADIVKAELPDQRQLSSASQLVLAAEAAAFHKRWMIERPQDYGSQVLMRLQNGLAVPAITYLEAMRWRGPALAAHNAATAGVDAIIAPASPVPAPSIEESDVGGGPNAPALLQRLTLFTRPVNFLGLPSLTVPSGFTKSGLPIGMQLIGRSFDEATLLTIGAAFQRVTDYHDRVPKLPS from the coding sequence ATGAGCACTGAGCCTGCCTTGATGACGCTCACCGAGGTCGCCCGTGCGATCGCGATGAAGCAGGTCTCCTCGCACGAGGTCACGCGCGCGCTGCTGCATCGGATCGCGCAGTGGCAGCCGCATCTCAACGCCTTCATGTCGATCGAGTCGGAAGCGGCGCTGAAGGCGGCCGACGCCGCCGACGCCGAGCTTGCCAAGGGTAAGGTCCGCGGTCCGCTGCACGGCGTGCCGCTGGCGCACAAGGACATGTATTACGATGCCGGCCATGTCGCGACCTGCGGCTCGGTGATCCGCCGCGATTTCGTGCCAACCACGACGTCCACCGCCTTGCAGCGGCTGAAGGACGCCGGCCAGATCCGGCTCGGCACGCTGCATCTGGCCGAATTCGCCTATGGCCCGACCGGCCACAACGCTCACTATGGTCCCGTGCGCAATCCCTGGAACGTCGCGCACATCACCGGCGGCTCGTCGTCGGGCTCAGGTTCGTCGGTCGCGGCGCGCCTGACCTATGCGGCGCTCGGCTCCGACACCGGCGGCTCGATCCGCATGCCCGCGCATTTCTGCGGCGTCACGGGCTTGAAGACCACCTGGAGCCGCGTCAGCCGCGCCGGCGCGATGCCGCTGTCGCAATCGCTCGACACGGTCGGCCCGCTCGCGCGTACCGCCGAAGACTGCGCGCTGCTGCTGGCGCTGATGGCCGGTCCCGACCCTGAGGATTCCACCGCAAGCCATGAGCCGCTGTCCGATTATGTCGGTGCGACCAAGGGCTCGCTGAAGGGCCTCAAGATCGGTGTGCCCGCGTCGTTCTATGTCGACGATCTCGACAGCGAAGTCGCGCGCGTGCTGGACGAGACCATCGCGGTGCTCAAGCGCGAGGGCGCCGATATCGTCAAGGCCGAGCTGCCGGACCAGCGGCAATTGTCCTCGGCAAGCCAGCTCGTGCTCGCGGCGGAAGCCGCCGCCTTTCACAAGCGCTGGATGATCGAGCGCCCCCAGGATTATGGCTCGCAGGTGTTGATGCGGCTTCAGAACGGCCTCGCCGTTCCCGCCATCACCTATCTCGAGGCGATGCGCTGGCGCGGCCCTGCGCTTGCCGCGCACAATGCGGCGACCGCGGGTGTCGATGCGATCATTGCTCCCGCGTCACCGGTGCCGGCGCCGTCGATCGAGGAGAGCGATGTCGGCGGCGGACCGAACGCGCCGGCGCTGTTGCAGCGGCTGACACTGTTCACCCGACCGGTGAACTTTTTGGGCCTGCCCTCGCTCACCGTGCCCTCCGGCTTCACCAAGAGCGGCCTGCCGATCGGCATGCAGCTGATCGGCCGCTCCTTTGATGAGGCGACCCTGCTCACCATCGGTGCCGCGTTCCAGCGCGTCACGGACTATCACGACCGGGTGCCAAAGCTGCCGTCATGA
- a CDS encoding ABC transporter ATP-binding protein codes for MTTNQSVAMLEPIEDVGGVAQPLLQVNGLTKHFPVRGGLFAAKRTVRAVDNVSFSVAKGETVGIVGESGCGKSTTARLLMHLMPRDDGDIIYDGMAVGQSLSLRELRRGMQMVFQDSYASLNPRLTIEESIAFGPKVHGMADGTARALARELLGKVGLRPENFANRYPHEISGGQRQRVNIARALALSPRLVILDEAVSALDKSVEAQVLNLLADLKREFGLTYLFISHDLNVVRYISDRVLVMYLGEVVELGPVDQVWDSPAHPYTRALLAAMPSSDPDKRTEQPPITGDPPNPIDPPSGCRFHTRCPFAEPLCANATPKLTALDRMGHEAACYMAIPGSGHSRAPRGETA; via the coding sequence ATGACAACAAATCAATCCGTTGCCATGCTGGAGCCGATCGAAGACGTCGGCGGCGTCGCGCAGCCGCTGCTCCAGGTCAACGGCCTGACAAAGCACTTCCCCGTGCGTGGCGGATTGTTCGCCGCCAAACGCACCGTGCGTGCCGTCGATAACGTCTCCTTCTCCGTCGCCAAGGGCGAGACGGTCGGCATCGTCGGTGAATCCGGCTGCGGCAAGTCCACCACCGCGCGCCTGCTGATGCATCTGATGCCGCGCGATGACGGCGACATCATCTATGACGGCATGGCCGTCGGCCAGTCGCTGTCGCTGCGCGAGCTCCGCCGCGGCATGCAGATGGTGTTCCAGGACTCCTACGCCTCGCTCAATCCGCGCCTGACCATCGAGGAATCCATCGCCTTCGGCCCGAAAGTCCACGGCATGGCGGATGGCACAGCCCGCGCGCTGGCGCGCGAGCTGCTCGGCAAGGTGGGCTTGCGCCCGGAAAATTTTGCCAACCGTTATCCGCACGAGATTTCCGGCGGCCAGCGCCAGCGCGTCAACATCGCCCGCGCCTTGGCGCTGTCACCGCGGCTGGTAATCCTCGACGAAGCGGTCTCGGCGCTCGACAAGTCGGTCGAGGCGCAGGTGCTCAATCTCCTCGCCGACCTCAAGCGCGAGTTCGGGCTGACCTACCTCTTCATCAGTCACGACCTCAACGTCGTGCGTTACATCTCGGACCGCGTGCTGGTGATGTATCTCGGCGAGGTCGTCGAGCTCGGTCCGGTCGATCAGGTCTGGGATAGCCCTGCGCATCCCTATACGCGCGCGCTGCTGGCCGCGATGCCGTCGTCCGATCCCGACAAGCGCACCGAGCAGCCGCCGATCACCGGCGATCCGCCCAACCCGATCGATCCGCCGTCGGGCTGCCGCTTTCACACCCGTTGCCCGTTTGCGGAGCCGCTCTGCGCAAATGCGACACCAAAGCTCACCGCGCTCGATAGAATGGGCCACGAAGCCGCCTGCTACATGGCCATTCCGGGTTCGGGCCATAGCCGCGCGCCGAGAGGGGAAACTGCATGA
- a CDS encoding ABC transporter permease translates to MSELPLSATSDAALQAAPATKARGYWATVGRRITRDKVSMACALVLLLIFVSAILAPWLGLEDPYKGSMIRRLRHIGTVGYPLGTDELGRDMLARLIYGGRLSLVIGILPVILAFGIGTSLGLVAGYVGGKLNTAIMRTVDVFYAFPSVLLAIAISGALGAGILNSIVALTIVFVPQISRVAESVTTGVRNMDFVEAARASGAGPLTIMRVHILGNVLGAIFVYATSLISVSMILAAGLSFLGLGTKPPEPEWGLMLNTLRTAIYVNPWVAALPGAMIFAVSICFNLLSDGLRSAMDIRN, encoded by the coding sequence ATGAGCGAGCTTCCGCTGTCAGCGACCAGCGACGCCGCGCTCCAGGCCGCACCCGCCACCAAGGCGCGCGGCTATTGGGCGACCGTCGGCCGCCGCATCACGCGCGACAAGGTCAGCATGGCCTGCGCGCTGGTGCTGCTGCTGATCTTCGTCTCCGCGATCCTCGCGCCCTGGCTCGGCCTCGAGGATCCCTACAAGGGTTCGATGATCCGCCGCCTCCGCCACATCGGCACGGTCGGCTATCCGCTCGGCACCGACGAGCTCGGCCGCGACATGCTGGCGCGGCTGATCTACGGCGGCCGGCTGTCGCTGGTCATCGGCATTTTGCCTGTCATCCTCGCCTTCGGCATCGGCACCTCGCTCGGCCTCGTTGCGGGCTATGTCGGCGGCAAGCTCAACACCGCGATCATGCGTACGGTCGACGTGTTCTACGCGTTTCCTTCGGTGCTGCTCGCAATCGCGATCTCCGGCGCGCTCGGCGCCGGCATCCTCAATTCCATCGTGGCACTGACCATCGTGTTCGTGCCGCAGATCAGCCGCGTCGCCGAGAGCGTCACCACCGGCGTGCGCAACATGGATTTCGTCGAAGCCGCGCGCGCCTCCGGCGCCGGCCCCTTGACTATCATGCGCGTGCACATCCTCGGCAATGTGCTGGGCGCGATCTTCGTCTACGCCACCAGCCTGATCTCGGTCTCGATGATTTTGGCCGCCGGTCTCTCGTTCTTGGGCCTCGGTACAAAACCGCCCGAGCCGGAATGGGGCCTGATGCTGAACACGTTGCGCACCGCGATCTACGTCAATCCCTGGGTCGCCGCACTGCCCGGCGCGATGATTTTTGCGGTCTCGATCTGCTTCAACCTGCTCTCGGACGGCCTGCGCAGCGCCATGGACATCAGGAACTGA
- a CDS encoding ABC transporter permease, protein MLAYIARRIVYVVPIVISVALVCFLLVHITPGDPLVAVLPADASQELAAQLRAAYGFDRPLPVQFGLWLLRALHGDLGNSIATGRPVLAEVLRAVGNTVTLAIAAAIIGFTMGILLGLIAGYFRETWIDKLATSFAIAGVSVPHYWLGMVLVIVFSVELNWLPAVGAGPNGSNSWAWDWSHMKYLVLPAITTSVIPMGIVTRTVRALTGDILSQDFVEALRAKGLHETGVFRHVIKNAAPTALAVMGLQLGYMLGGSILIETVFSWPGSGFLLNSAIFQRDLPLLQGTILVLALFFVFLNLLVDIAQAAIDPRIKRG, encoded by the coding sequence GTGCTCGCCTATATCGCCAGACGCATCGTCTATGTCGTCCCGATCGTCATCAGCGTGGCGCTGGTGTGCTTTCTGCTCGTGCACATCACGCCGGGCGATCCGCTGGTCGCGGTGCTCCCCGCAGACGCCTCGCAGGAGCTCGCGGCGCAGCTCCGGGCCGCCTATGGTTTTGATCGCCCGCTGCCGGTGCAGTTCGGGCTTTGGCTGCTGCGCGCGCTGCATGGCGATCTCGGCAATTCCATCGCCACGGGGCGTCCCGTGCTGGCCGAAGTCTTGCGCGCGGTCGGCAACACCGTGACGCTCGCGATCGCGGCCGCGATCATCGGTTTCACGATGGGAATCCTGCTCGGCCTGATCGCCGGTTATTTCCGCGAGACCTGGATCGACAAGCTCGCGACCTCCTTTGCCATCGCCGGCGTCTCGGTGCCGCATTACTGGCTCGGCATGGTGCTCGTCATCGTCTTCTCGGTCGAATTGAACTGGCTGCCCGCGGTCGGCGCCGGGCCTAACGGCTCCAATTCCTGGGCCTGGGACTGGTCGCATATGAAATATCTGGTGCTGCCGGCGATCACGACATCGGTGATCCCGATGGGCATCGTCACCCGTACGGTGCGTGCGTTGACCGGCGACATCCTCTCGCAGGACTTTGTCGAAGCGCTGCGCGCCAAGGGCCTGCACGAGACCGGCGTGTTCCGCCACGTCATCAAGAACGCCGCGCCCACCGCGCTCGCGGTGATGGGGCTCCAGCTCGGTTACATGCTCGGCGGCTCGATCCTGATCGAGACCGTGTTCTCCTGGCCGGGTTCGGGCTTCCTGCTCAACTCGGCGATCTTCCAGCGTGATTTGCCGCTGTTGCAGGGCACGATCCTGGTGCTGGCGCTGTTCTTCGTCTTTCTCAATCTGCTGGTCGACATCGCGCAAGCCGCGATCGACCCGCGCATCAAGCGGGGCTAG
- a CDS encoding ABC transporter substrate-binding protein, producing the protein MLIKTTTRAALIAALALTTAAAWPHAASAETVLRIGMTAGDIPRTLGQPDQGFEGNRFTGLTMYDALTGWDLSSADKPSVVIPGLATEWKVDDSDKTKWTFKLRPGVTFHDGSPFNADAVVWNVEKVLKQDAPQFDASQVGVTASRMPTLASAKKIDDMTVELTTKEPDSFLPINLTNLFMASPAKWQAFYDKAEGADAKAKSQAAWAAFAKDASGTGPWKMVSFTPRERLELVKNANYWNKARVPKIDKMVLLPMPEANARTAALLSGQVDWVEAPAPDALPELKQRGFKLYANEQPHVWPWQFSRIEGSPWNDIRVRKAANLCIDREGLKDGLLGGLMVPATGTFEPGHPWRGKPTFEIKYDKPAAQKLMQEAGFGPNKKLTVKVQTSTSGSGQMLPLPMNEYLQQALAECYFDVQLDVIEWNTLFSANWRKGASDPSARGSNAINVTYAAMDPYFALVRFLQSSMAPPVSNNWGFINNPKFDEMVKKARQTFDPAARDAALAELHAASVDDAAFLYVAHDVGPRAMSPKVIGVIQPKSWFIDFSPISMTP; encoded by the coding sequence ATGCTTATCAAGACGACCACCCGCGCAGCACTGATCGCGGCGCTGGCCTTGACGACTGCGGCCGCGTGGCCGCACGCGGCCAGCGCGGAAACCGTGCTGCGTATCGGCATGACGGCTGGCGATATTCCGCGCACGCTCGGCCAGCCCGATCAGGGTTTTGAAGGCAACCGCTTCACCGGCCTGACCATGTATGACGCGCTCACCGGCTGGGACCTGTCCTCCGCCGACAAGCCGAGCGTCGTGATCCCCGGCCTTGCCACCGAATGGAAGGTCGACGATTCCGACAAGACCAAATGGACCTTCAAGTTGCGCCCCGGCGTCACCTTCCATGATGGTTCGCCGTTCAACGCCGATGCTGTGGTGTGGAACGTCGAGAAGGTGCTGAAGCAGGATGCGCCGCAATTCGACGCCAGCCAGGTCGGCGTCACGGCGTCGCGCATGCCGACGCTGGCGTCGGCGAAGAAGATCGACGACATGACGGTCGAGCTCACCACCAAGGAGCCCGACAGCTTCCTGCCGATCAACCTCACCAACCTCTTCATGGCGAGCCCGGCGAAGTGGCAGGCCTTCTACGACAAGGCCGAAGGCGCCGATGCCAAGGCGAAATCGCAGGCCGCCTGGGCTGCGTTCGCCAAGGACGCCTCGGGCACCGGCCCGTGGAAGATGGTGAGCTTCACGCCGCGCGAACGGCTCGAACTGGTGAAGAACGCGAATTATTGGAACAAGGCCCGCGTGCCCAAGATCGACAAGATGGTGCTCTTGCCGATGCCGGAGGCGAACGCCCGCACCGCGGCGCTGCTCTCCGGTCAGGTCGACTGGGTCGAGGCGCCGGCGCCGGATGCGCTGCCCGAGCTCAAGCAGCGCGGCTTCAAGCTCTACGCCAACGAGCAGCCGCATGTCTGGCCGTGGCAATTCTCGCGCATCGAAGGCTCACCCTGGAATGACATCCGTGTGCGCAAGGCCGCAAACCTCTGCATCGATCGCGAAGGCCTCAAGGACGGATTGCTCGGCGGCCTGATGGTGCCAGCGACCGGCACCTTCGAACCCGGCCACCCCTGGCGCGGCAAGCCGACCTTCGAGATCAAGTACGACAAGCCCGCCGCGCAGAAGCTGATGCAGGAGGCCGGCTTCGGTCCGAACAAGAAGCTGACGGTCAAGGTCCAGACCTCGACGTCCGGCTCCGGCCAGATGCTGCCGTTGCCGATGAATGAATATCTCCAGCAGGCGCTGGCCGAGTGCTATTTCGACGTGCAGCTCGACGTCATCGAATGGAACACGCTGTTCAGTGCCAATTGGCGCAAGGGCGCCAGCGATCCGTCGGCCCGCGGCTCCAACGCCATCAACGTCACCTATGCGGCGATGGACCCGTACTTCGCGCTGGTGCGCTTCCTGCAATCGAGCATGGCCCCTCCCGTCTCGAACAATTGGGGCTTCATCAACAACCCCAAGTTCGACGAGATGGTGAAGAAGGCACGGCAGACCTTCGATCCCGCCGCGCGCGACGCCGCGCTCGCCGAGCTGCACGCGGCCTCCGTCGATGACGCCGCCTTCCTCTACGTCGCCCACGACGTCGGCCCGCGCGCCATGAGCCCGAAGGTCATCGGCGTGATCCAGCCGAAGAGCTGGTTCATCGACTTCTCGCCGATCTCGATGACGCCGTAG